The Spiroplasma corruscae DNA window ATGTAATTTCACCTTCTTTAAATTCTAATTCTTTAAAAATTGCTTTAATAGTTGTAGTTTTTCCGGCTCCATTAGGACCACAAAATAAACAAATATCACCATTTTTAATTTTAAAACTAATATTATTTAAAATATTTTTTTTATTTTTTTTATACACTTTAGTTAAATTCTTTACTTCTATCATAACTTATTCTCCTTTTAAACAATCAATGTTTTTTTAAATTTAAAATAGTTTACGTATATTAAACCTAAACTAAATAATAATAAAAATACATAAAATCCTTCGTAGCTAAAAACCTTTACATTTTTAGATTTATATCTTAGTAATTCATTATTTGCTTTATTTTCATTAGTTTGCTTTTCTTCTAGATTAATAAAACTTCTGACATACAAAGGACTGTTTTCATCTAAACTATTAATTATTAAACTATTTTCATTATCATTATTATAAAATGATCCATAAGATAAATTTATGTATAGTTCAAGTGGATTTAAATAAAAGTTAGCTTTTAGCTTATTTAAATTTTGCTGATAGTCTGACACAACTAAACTTTTAAACATATCAGATTCACTGTACTCATACATTATTTTGTAAGTGTTTGCTATAAATCAATATAAAGAAATTTCTTCTATAGAGTTGTACTTTTTAATGTCTTGCCCTCACAGGCTTTCATCAATTATTACTTGGTAATTAACTGATATAAATAAATCTGTAATAAGTTTGTTGAGTAATAAAAAGTTTTTAGAAAAATCTTTAAAAATTTTTATAAAATTATTATATTCTTCATTTTCATTATTATAATAACTATCAATTATGTTATAAAAATAATTTGAGTCAAAATTTTTTATTGTTTGATTATCAGATTTATTAAATATAAATTTTGTCAAATCAATTTCATTACTTGCTTGATTTTTATTAGCATAATAATTATGTGTTGATATTAGAAATTGTTTTAGGTTTGGAGATTTATTTTCAAGCATATTTAAAAATTTGTCATTTAATAAATTTCCTTGAAAAATTGTTACATCTCTTAAACTATTTATATCAAAATTAATTTGTAAAGTATCTTTAAAGAATTGATTATCATTAATGTTTTCAGCAATATAACTAATTTTTTTGTAGATTAAACTATCATAAGCAAGAGTTTGTGAAGTGTTATTAACATTTGTTAATGGAATCATACTTTTTTTAATGATTGGCCATAAATACATATTGACATTTAATATAAATATTAAAATACCAGCTAAAACATAAGTTAAATATTCATTAAAAAAATTAAAGAAAAAAAAGCTTAAAGTTATTGTAAGTATGGCAATTATTAAATAAAAACTGTATTTAGTCATAAATATTGGTATAAAAAAATTGAGTGACTTAGGTCAAAAACCAATAAAACACGCTTCAATAATTACTAAAAAAATTATTAAAATAAAGGTATAGCTAAATAAAACAAAAAATCGATACATTAAAGAACTTTTTAAATTTATACCTGATTTAATTTCAAGATTAAATAAATATTTAGACTTATCACTGTGTATTAAAAATTGAGCTATCATAAATGAATAAATCATAATTAATATAGAAACTAAAATACTTTTTATTAATAAAATTTGTAATATAAAGCTTGATCCTTGTGCATAATCTCCATTTAAAAAACTTTCATTTTTAAAATAAATTAAAAAAAAAGTTTGGAATGAAATTGTTATTAATATTAACAAAGCAAAAAAGAAATAATTTCATCATTTTTTAAATATTCTTTTAAATGTCAAAATTAAAAAATTAAATTTTATATCTTTTTTTAACTTATTTAACTTCATGTCTAAGCACTACCTTTCTATACTTTATGTAAGATAGTCCTGCAACTACCATAAAGATAATTAAGTAAGAAAAATATAATACATAATAATTTGTGAAACTTACATTAACTTCTTCTAAATCGTCTAATCTTGGAGGTTGATTATTTTGTTGATTACTTTTAAAATATATAAATTCTAAAGGAATGGTTGGTGATTCAAATGTATTATAAAATACTCCTCCTGATAAACTATTGTAATAATATAAACTGTTTTTAGAAAAGTAATTACCAAACTGTAGTTGCGCTAATTGATTAAAAGGATTACTATTTGCATTTATTTTTAAACTATCTATCAAACTTTGTTCTGGTGATAAATCAATTTCTATATTTTTTTCATAATTTACTCTAGTATTATTTTGTCAATTACAAATATCATATGCTATTGAAGATAAGAAAAAGTAAAAATCATATTGATCACTTGTTTTGTAGTTTTTAAAAGTTTCATCAAAATAACCATCTTCTACAGAAATTGAAATAAAAGATTTATTAAAATTATATGCAATGGACAACGGAGATTTTTCTAGGTATTCTAAAAAGTAGTTAGAGTAATCTTTTAATATATTTAAAAAATTATAATATTCATCATTTTTTGATAATCCTATAATTTTATTAATAATATTGTAAATTAAGTTTTGTTTTAAAGTTTTATAGCTAGTATATCCTTTTCTATAATTGTATACGAAACTATCTTCGAGTTTAAAACCGTTTGAATCTGGATTATTAAATAACTGATAATTATCATTAAATAACTTATCCATATCTTTAATAAAATTTATAAAATTATCACCATATATTTTTTTATCATCATCAGTTAAATTATTGATAACATATCAATAATTTCCATAAGCTCATTGATATTTGTCGAGAGTACCTTTGTTTTTATATACTTTTTCAAAGTTCGGTAAAAATTCATTAAAATATTTATCTGATTTTAAATTTTTATTAAAATAATTTCATTTTTGAAATGTTGTTGTAGATGACCCATGTCTATATAAATTTATACAGTCATTGTATCTCAAAGAACTAAGTGTACTAGACAATGGAATTAAACAAGAAATAAAACCTACAACAGTTAACACAACCTTTGAATTAAACATCATAATAAAAAAAAATGTTATTGAAAATATCATTATTGCTAAAAGAAAGTAAAAGTACATAAAGTTAATGACTTTAAGTCTTGTTTCTAAAAAATACTCATTAATTGTTAATGTAAGTAGCGATTGTGATGCTAGTAAAAATAATATTATAGTTAATATAATTGATGCAATTATAATTATTCTTTGAAGATATATTTGAAATAAACTAATACCGCCTTTTAATTCAAGATTTATTTTACCTTGCTTTTTATCGATATAAAAACATAAAGACGTTAAATAAATAACAATCACTGAAAGCATTAGCATGTCAAATATTTTTTTAAAAAAGAATATTTTGTTAAAAAGATCATTAATATTATTGACGTATATGTTTGAATTAAAATAATAATTAAAAAAAGATGCTATCTCTAAAAATGTAGACATTAACAAAAAAGTTATTGTAACCGATAATAAAACTTTGTTTTTTATAACGTTTTTATAGTTAAAACTTAATAATTTGAAATTTAATTTATTCATTTTATTACATCAACCTTCAAAATAATTATATTACTTTTTTTATAAAAAACCAACTTATATTATTGATAGGTTGAAAGAAACCTAATTAATAACAAATTAATTGTCTTTTTATTTTAAATAATGAATGAATTATATCAATATAAGATAATTAATACGCAATTTAATAATTATAATTAATTTTAAAAATAATTTTAGATTACTTTATTTATTTAGGTTCACAATAATTAAAAAAAAACTAGTGTTCTTCACTAGTTTTTTTAGTTAAATTTTTTACTGTTAGAACATTATTTTACTATGATTTTCATATATAAGTAAATGTTCTATATTTACCACCTTGTGAATAAATTTGATCTGTTCTAAAATTTAAATTTAAAAAATCTAATTTTATATTTATATCAATATAAGGCATTCCTGATCAAGGTCTTGTCATTTGAAGACCAGTATCATTATAACCAAGTGATGGTACATTTCCACCACTTGGACTAAAATTAAATTCAAAATTACTTTGGTTACCTTCATCTATTATTTTTTTTCTTTTTTTAATAAAATCTGTTTCATTTTTATTTAAAGAGAAAAAGTTGCTTAGGTCATTAGTATTGTGAATATTATTAGCATTATTTCAAAAGAATTCGTTATCTGATTTTACTGTGAATAATGAAGTATTCTGACTTGGACTAGTATAACTATCCTCAAGTTTAAATATTTCTGAAAATTGGTTTAAACCATTTTTTATATTTTGTTTTATAGATTTATAAGTTCTTGATTCATTTGTCAAATTATCCAATGATTCAGTTATATCAACTGTTGATCCATACCCTATTTTTAATTCGTTCATATCTTTTGTGAAATCACCTATTTTTAATTGAATATTACTTAAAGATAAAAACTTAATAGATAGAAGTTTTTTCAAATTAGATTTTACTGTTTCATTTTCTAAAATTTGTGAATCAGCTTCAGATTCTAAAACATTTTTAACAAATGTATTAGATCAATTTTTAATATTATCAGAAAGGTAATTATCTAGACTACTATTACCTTCGCCTTTATTAAACATAATACTTTTATATAATTCACTACCATTTAAAAAGCTATCATCATTTCAACCAGTTCGGTTATTTTTTCATGAATAGTTTGATACGCTTGGCTCTACTTTATAATCTCATAAATTTGAATCATTTAAATCTTCAAAATTAAATGAGTTATCATTTTCATTTTTAGGTGAGAATTTAATAAAGTCTTTTAATTCACCTAATGATTCTAAGCTTTTATTTAATTCTTCAATTATAGCCTTTAATGGATCATTAAATTTATTTTTTAATGTTTCTTTGATCTTACTTGAATTTTTAACAAATTTATCATCTGATTCTGATTCTTTATTAATAGAAGATAAGTCTAAATAACCATCATTATTTTCATTATTTAAATCTTTTTGTAAATAATTCCATTTTATAGATTTAGATTTATCTGAAATACCTTCTGCTAATCCTTTATATGTTGTTAATGTATAATTTAATGTAGATCTTTGATTAAAATTAGTTACATTTGTGTTGTCAGCATTTTTATATTTAATACTAAAGTTAAAATTTGCAATGGTATTTAATATATAACCATCTTTATTAACTGATTCAGAATTTTTAGATTCGTAGATACTTAGTTTCGATACATCACCTTCTGTATCAGCTAATGATTCATCAATAGTTATAATATTAGTAACATCACTTAGTAATATATCGTATTCTGATTTACTTTTTAATGCTTCAACTTCTTCTTTAATTTTATTATAGTTTGTTTTCAATTTTAAATCATTAAAATAGTTAGTTTTATTATCACTATTTATATTAAAAATATCTGTTAAGTTAGTGTTATTAGTTTTATTTTGAACATAATTTGTAAAGTAACTTGAATAGTTATTTTTTTTAAAAAATGAAAAGTTTTTATTCCCATCATCATTTTCAAACCAACTTTGTGAAGCAAGTTTAATGTTTTTATTAATTATTTCACTAACTTCTTTCTTAAATGTATTTAATGTTTCGTTATAACTGTCTACTTCGTTTGTTTCTGGTGCTGGATCTACATCATTACTGGGGTTTTCTGAACCACATGCAATAACAGCTGTTGGTATAGTTGATCCAATTAATATAGTTGTTAATATAGATAATAATTTTTTCATATTCCCTCCTAAATATTCATAAGAATTGTACATTAATAGTTTATAAAATTCAACAAAAAATATAAAAATTAACTAAATTATTAAGATATATTAAAAATTATATGGGTAGTATTTTTTTAAAAAATCCTTTCAACCTGGGTTAGGACTATGTTTAGGATAAATATTAGAAAATTGACTTCTCGCATCTTCATAGTTATTACTTTTTATATACCCTCTTGAAACGAGATACATAAATACAATACTAGCACTTCTATTTACTCCCCATATACAATGGATATACATTACTTTCTTATTAATATTTTGATCAATCATATTAAATATATCTTTAATTGCATTTTTATTTAAAGAATCAGGATATGGATAATCTTCAAAACTATAATAATACGTATCTTTAATTTTATTTTTAAATTTAACATCATCAACATAAATAGCTTCATTTAACTCTTTTTTTTCATTAAATGTTTCCTCTGCACAAGATATAACAATTTGTGCGTCCTTAACAACACTATTCATATCACCTAAATAAAGGTTTTTTATTATTTTTTTTGCCACTATAATATCCTCCAATAAATATATTTTATTCTATTAAATAATTTTATAAATTTATTTAGTTTATTTTTTATAAAAAATTTACTTTACAATAATAAGTGTATAAGGGGTAAAGTATGCAATATAAAAAGCATTTAAAAAGACTAAAAAAGTATCACTATAATTGATTTAATATAACTTTTGTTATTTTATTGTTCCCTTTAGTTATTTTATTAAGTTGAATATGTTCTAGGGTGTTTAGGGTTTATTTATTCAAATATAAAAGAACAGGATTAAATGAGAATAATATAGAAATAAATACTTATGAAGAACTATTGGGTGAATTAGAAAAACATAATGTAAAGGATTTTGATATTGAAAAAGAGCAACTTAAAGAGTTTATGATTGGACTTTTTAAAAAAGAAATAAGTACATTAATGCTAAGGAATAAAGATAGTAAGAAATGAATTATAGGTTTGCATGGGTTCAAAAGGAATAAATACTTTGCTTTAAGAAATATAT harbors:
- a CDS encoding protein-tyrosine phosphatase family protein, encoding MAKKIIKNLYLGDMNSVVKDAQIVISCAEETFNEKKELNEAIYVDDVKFKNKIKDTYYYSFEDYPYPDSLNKNAIKDIFNMIDQNINKKVMYIHCIWGVNRSASIVFMYLVSRGYIKSNNYEDARSQFSNIYPKHSPNPGWKDFLKKYYPYNF